TTAATCATACGCATCGGCGGCGAAGGGGGCGAAGGCATCATCAGCGCCGGCGACATGATAACCCAGGCGGCAACCCGTTCCGGGCTGAACGTGCTTACGTTCAAAACTTTCCCGGCGGAAATACGCGGCGGCTACGCCATGTACCAGGTGCGGTTCTCGAAAGACCACATCATGTCCGAAGGCTCCGGTTCCAACATCTTCTGCGCCTTCAACAAGGAAGCGCTGGATAAGAATAAGGCGGACCTGAAGCCCGGCACCGTGCTGATTTACGATTACCCCGATGGCGACATCGAAGAGGAAGTGAAAATCGACGGCGTCATCTGCTATCCGTTGCCGATGAGCCGCATCGCCAAGAAGGATCTCGAAATGTACCGCGCGAAGAACATGGTGGCGCTGGGCGCCCTTTCCTACATGTTCGACATCGCGCTGGAAGAGTTGAAAGACCTTCTCCGTGAAAAATTCGGCAAGAAGGGCGAACAGGTGGTTGCCACCAACCTGAAGGCCGTTGAC
This genomic interval from Nitrospinota bacterium contains the following:
- a CDS encoding 2-oxoacid:acceptor oxidoreductase family protein, which gives rise to MSDLIIRIGGEGGEGIISAGDMITQAATRSGLNVLTFKTFPAEIRGGYAMYQVRFSKDHIMSEGSGSNIFCAFNKEALDKNKADLKPGTVLIYDYPDGDIEEEVKIDGVICYPLPMSRIAKKDLEMYRAKNMVALGALSYMFDIALEELKDLLREKFGKKGEQVVATNLKAVDAGITYMKEHHKKTDPFTMGSAGKMAKDVIIISGNEAAGLGAVLGGCRFFSAYPITPATEIANYMAQWLPKLDGTLVQAEDEIAS